The genomic region GTGATTGTACGGACGTGACGCTTGTGGCGACTGGTGGTATGTTAAATCTCCGTGTGCTGAAAAGCGCAGGTTAAGGCCATTATGTCTTTTCTTTCGGCGCACTCCGGCACGCGGGCCGTGACCTTCGGCGTGCCCAGCGCGTGACCGTACGGTAACGGCAGGACATGGAACCCGATGACTGACATCCCCCTCTCCCGCGGCACCGCCTCCGCACGGCTCGCCGCACCGGGTTGGCTGTACCTTCCCCTTCTGAGCCTGCCCCTGTGGGCCTGGACACTGTGGGCGGTGCCCCCCGACGGGGCCGTCCCCGTCCTGGTCGCCTCCGCGGCGGCCCTGGCCGCGCTGGTCGTGCTGGCCCTGTCCCTCAACCGCCGCGAGCGCCGCGTCCGGGAGCTGACCGGTGAGATCGCCGGGCTGCGCGCCGACACCGCCGCGCTGGCCGAGGACCATTTGCCGCGGCTGTCCGAACGGCTGCGCCAGGGAGACTCGGCCGAGACCGCCCTGCACCGCGTCCCCGCGCCGGCCGACCCCGGAGGCAGGGCCGTGCTGGGTGCGGTGGCCGCGCAGATCGCGGCGGCCGAGCGCCGCCGTGCCTCGGCCATGGTCGCCTGCGCCACCGCCGCCGGGCGGGTCCAGGCGCTGGCCACCACGATGCTCGCCGACCTGCGGCGCATGCAGGAACGCCACGGCGACGGCGTCGGCTCCGGCGACGACGTCCTGGGCGACCTGATGCACCTCGACCACAGCACGGCCCAGGTCGGCCGGATCGCGGACAGCATCGCCGTGCTCACCGGAGCCCGGTCGGGCCGCCGCTGGGGACGGGCCATCGGCATGGAGAGCATCGTGCGCGGCGCCATGGGGCGCATCGGCGACTACCGGCGCGTGCGGGTGCACAACGTGTGCACCCAGGCGGTGGCCGGCTTCGCCGCGGAGGGCGTGGTGCACTGCCTGGCCGAGATCCTGGACAACGCCGCCCGGTTCTCGCCGCCCACCTCGGAGGTGCACGTCCACGTCGAGGAGGTCCAGGCCGGGATCGCGGTGATGGTCGAGGACGGCGGCCTCGTCATGGGCGAGGAGGCCCTCGAACGGGCACGGCGGACCGTCGAGTCCGGCCTGGACCTGGCCACCATCTCCGGAACACGGCTCGGACTGGCGGTCGTGGGGCAGCTCGCGCAGCGCTACGGGCTGTCGGTGTCCTTCCGCTCCTCCTCCCGGGGCGGTACCGCGGTCGTCCTGCTCCTGCCGCAGAAGCTCATCAAGCCCCTGCCCCGGCCCCGCGTCGACCGGACCCCGGACACCGCGGCCGGCATCGCGCCGCCCCCCGCGTCCGCGTCCCCCGGCACCGCGGCGGAGGCCGACGCCGGTACCGAGACCACACCGCCCGCGTCCCCCACCGCGGACGGTGCGCGGACGGCGGAGACCGGCCTGCCCCAGCGACGCCGCGGCATGACCCTCGCCGCCGCGGAGAAGGCCAGGCCCGCCCCCGCCGACTCCGGACCCGCCACCCCGACGAAGGGCTTCGGTGCGTTCCGCTCGGCGGTACGCGGCCAGGACCCGAACGGATCATCGAAGGACGCCTGATGAACCTTGACACCCTGACCTGGCTGCTCGAAGGGCTGCTGGAGCGCACCCCCGGCGCCCGCCACGCGCTGGTGCTCTCCCGCGACGGCCTCAAGCTGTGCCACAGCGCCAGCCTGAACAAGGACAGCGCCGACCACC from Nocardiopsis aegyptia harbors:
- a CDS encoding ATP-binding protein; this encodes MTDIPLSRGTASARLAAPGWLYLPLLSLPLWAWTLWAVPPDGAVPVLVASAAALAALVVLALSLNRRERRVRELTGEIAGLRADTAALAEDHLPRLSERLRQGDSAETALHRVPAPADPGGRAVLGAVAAQIAAAERRRASAMVACATAAGRVQALATTMLADLRRMQERHGDGVGSGDDVLGDLMHLDHSTAQVGRIADSIAVLTGARSGRRWGRAIGMESIVRGAMGRIGDYRRVRVHNVCTQAVAGFAAEGVVHCLAEILDNAARFSPPTSEVHVHVEEVQAGIAVMVEDGGLVMGEEALERARRTVESGLDLATISGTRLGLAVVGQLAQRYGLSVSFRSSSRGGTAVVLLLPQKLIKPLPRPRVDRTPDTAAGIAPPPASASPGTAAEADAGTETTPPASPTADGARTAETGLPQRRRGMTLAAAEKARPAPADSGPATPTKGFGAFRSAVRGQDPNGSSKDA